Genomic DNA from Synergistaceae bacterium:
TTATAAACAGCGTCTAAACATTGCTTGAGTGTGGTGTGAATATTTTTTTAATATTATATTCTCTTCCTTAAGTGCAGCGTTACGTTTTTGAAGTTCTCTTATTTGTTTAGCATTAATAATTGTATCATCGTCAAGTTTAACTTCTTTCTAAATTTCTATTTTACTGTACACTTTAGTTGTATAACACCAAATACGAATATTCTAGAAAGCGCATTGTTAGAAGCATGCGAACATTTTAATTCTGATTTTGGCAGTTAGCTTTCATACTGCGAAGCTTTTTATTAGATTACTTTGTTTGGCTTGATAGGCGGTCTCAGTAATATTGAGTCCGTTTTCTTATTCTAGTCCGTCAAGATAATCTGTCCGCCATTGCATTAACTTTATTCGCTCGGTCATGTATTCTGTGTGATTGTATGCGCCCCGCACTGAATTATTCTCAACGTGTGCCAGCTGTCATTCGATTACATCGCGATTGATTCCGTGTTCGTTTGCTATTGTTGAAAACATTGCTCGGAAGCCGTGAAGGGTTATTTACTCGTTCGTGTAGCCTATAGTCCTTAGTGAGACTCTGACTCCGTTTTCTGACATGCAGTGTAGATTATCTCTAGGCGACGGGAGTATCCAGCGGCTTTTACCGGTGATCGGGCGCAATTCATTTAAAATTGTTTTCACTTGTAAAGATAACAGGACAATGTGGCGACGCTTCATCTTCATTTTTTCTGGCGGAATATACCACGTGTCTTCGGAATTTCTGACCATTCAGCTCTACGAATTTCACCGGGACGAGCTGCCGTATACACAGAAAATAACATTGCACAACTCATGACCGTGTAAGGATATGCTTTTATTGCTCTCATCAAAATTGCGATTTCTGCCGGATTCGTTATTGTTGCATAGCGGTTTTAATGCTCCGAGAAGTGCTGAAGTAGGATCGGAATCTATACAACCTGCGGCTATTGCAAAGCGGAGCTTGGACTGTTTTGCGTGAGGGGCTTTCTCCTTTTGACCTAGCATGCTGAATCTCATCACGTTTCATGCGAGCTTCTTTTAATGAAATATGCGGATAAGTGCCAAGTGATAATTGATGTTCTTTCTTGTTTTCACAATATCTAAGAATCCAGTATTTACCCCCTGAAGGATCGATACGTAAATACAAGCCTCGTTCATCGCGAATCATATAACTTTTTTCGCGAGGTTTTGCTCTCTTGACCGAAGATTCGTTAACTATAATTACAACTCCTTTCATTCTCAACCGCATAAAAATTAAACGTAAAAATTTCTTTCTACAGTTCTTTATAGGGTAATATTTAAGTTTTAATAAATTTTATTTAGTTTGCTTAGATAATAATAACAGAAAAAGATAGATTTTAGGAGGCTTTATAATTTACATAGATTTTGTTTAGCAACTCAAAAATGGAGATAAGGGGACTCGAACCCCTGACCTCTTGAATGCCATTCAAGCGCTCTCCCAACTGAGCTATATCCCCGATTAAATTTATACAACGTTTGCAATTATATGCGAAAATATTATAATCTGTCAAGCAAAAAAATTTTCCGGTCGAATCTTTTTAACTCAACTCAACCGGAATTAACTAGCAAATTTATTACTTCACGTTTATAGCTCTATATTTCTTGTTAATTAATTTTGTTCAGGAGCTTTTTTTCTGCCCCGTCCCCTTCTTGTTTGCTGCGGCATTCTTAAATCATAATCTTCAGCAATAGAAGCACTCCAGTCCGGTGCAATACTCATACTGCGCCTATTACAAGACATCGCTCGGCTTACAGATTCAAATACTTTTCCCGTTCCCTGACTATCTGCAATATAATCTACTGCCATGTCCCGCGAAATTCCTAAATCCTGAGCTGCTGTTATTGCGTCAATATTTGCCCCGATAAATAGGAACTCCCAGCCGTATTTATTTTTTTCGTGCTCAATCATGCGCTTTATTTGCCGGCCGGTAAATCTTCTGCTGGCGTTCTCGTATCCGTCAGTTATTATCACAAAATTTGTGTATTCGGGTATTTCTTCCGGCTTTGAGTGCTTATAAATTCTTGAAATATGATTTATTGCGCCCCCTATTGCGTCAAGAAGTGCCGTGCTGCCACGCGTAAAATATTCGTCTTCGGTCATTTTTTGAATATCAGATATTTTGACTCTGTCATGTAATACTTCTTGTACATTATCAAATAAAATCGTTGATACAATAGCCTCGCCGGGTTCCTGTTTCTGCTTCTCGATTAATGAATTAAAGCCGCCTATTGTGTCGCCTTCAAGTCCTGACATTGAGCCGCTCCTATCAAGTATAAATACCATCTCGGTGATATTATTCTTGAATTTCTCGACCGGTTTATTGTCTTTATCAGCACCATTCAGGGCAGACCAAAAATTTTCGTTCTCGTCAAGCATAAACGAGTCAAGTGCAGGCATTACAAGTTTCTCAAGTTCTTCGGAATTCCCCCACATTCCTTGAGCTATTGAGGCCGCCATACATGCTACTGTGTCAGAGTCGCCCCCGATTGATACTGCATTGCGTATAGTGTCCTCGAATGAATCTGACTCAAGAAATGCAATTATCGATTCAGATACTGAGCCTTGACAAGTCTCGTCAAATTCATAATCCGGCCTGATTTCGTCAAGAGTGCGATTTAAATTATAATTATATTTTATTCTAATATAAGATTCTATTTCAGCTTTACTCTTGCCAGTTCGTGCTAAGAAAATTGCGGCTGCTATTGCTTGAGCTCCCTTTATGCCTTCAGGGTGATTGTGAGTAACTTCAGCGCTTAATTTTGCGAATCTCTCGACCGTGTCCAAATCGTCAAAGTACCATGCAACAGGAGACACTCTCATTGCCGAGCCGTTGCCGTAGCTCTTATATGGATCTCTGGAGCCGGATCTCAGCCATTTTTTGAATCTTGAGCCGTAACCTGCACCGGGGTAAATTCTGCCAAATTCGTGCATTGTGTCAATTAATACTTCTTTAAATTCTGACTCGTCTATTTCGCTGCCCTTCTTAAATTGCGTTAATGCATTAGCTACGGCCATTGTCATTACAGAATCATCCGTAAAAGTTGACTCCGGAGTCATTAACTCAAAATTTTTCGTCTTCACGTTATTGAATTCGTAAGCACTGCCTATAATGTCGCCTATAATTGCGCCTAATAACATTAGACTTTCATCTCCCATAAAATATAAAATAGTGTATAATTAGTTCAGGTTAAAATTTTAGGAATTTAGTACGTACTATTTTCTTTATTTGCTTCTTTGTTGCAACGAGAATATTTTATCATGTTTGGATTACTTAAGCTACACGTCTAAATCAATTTCAGCACATTCAATTATTAACAGTTAAGCAAGCATACTCTTGACAAATTTTTCAAACATAAATACAGCAAAAAAAATTTTGTAACTCTTGACATTACATAAATATAATTCTAAAATTTTCCACGTTGCAATTGTAACGAATTTAATTACAAGATTTATAGACAAGGGGAGAAATTCATAAATGAAAATCGCGGTAGTAGCTGCAAACGGTAAAGCAGGCCGCTTAATAGTTGAAGAGGCTGTAAAACGCGGTCTCGATGTAACTGCAATAGTTAGAGGCGAAAACAAGACAAAGGCACCTCATTCAATCAAGAGAGATATTCTTGACATTAAAGCTGAAGACTTGGAAAATTTTGACGTTGTTATTGACGCGTTCGGAACTTTTGAGCCTGATACTTTACACCTTCACAGCGAGACTTTAAAAATTTTGTGCGACGCTTTAAGCAATACTCAAACCCGTTTATTAGTCGTTGGAGGCGCGGGGAGTCTCTATCTCGATAAAAATCACACGCAGCAATTATATAAGACTCCTGATTTTCCGGAAGATTATAGGCCGCTCGCAGCTGCACAAGCTAAGGAACTTGACGAACTCAGAAAGCGCAATGACGTTAAATGGACATTCGTGAGTCCCGCCGCAGATTTCCAGCCCGACGCACCTAAAACAGGAAAATATATTCTCGCAGGTGAAGAATTTACGGTAAATTCAAAGGGTGAAAGCGTCATCAGTTATGCAGATTACGCCGCCGCAATGATTGACGAGGCAACAAAGGGAGATCACATTCAGCAAAGAATTTCGCTTTTAAAGGAGTAATTATCATGAAAAAATTTTTAGCAATTTCACTCGCATTAGTGTTAATGGCATCGGCTGCTTTAGGGGCTGTAAGTGTAGGAAATATGAACGTTTACAATTTTGATAATATCAAGCTCCACTCTTACGCGACGGGCGACAACATGAACGATTATTGTTATATTGTCGAGACTCCGGATGGACTCGTATTAATTGAGTCGACTGCTTATAAAGAAAACGTGCAGGCAATGGCTGATTATATTAAATCTCTCAATAAAAATTTAGTCGCTGCTCTGTTCGCATATCACCCTAACGGCTATAAATCTTATGGAGATGTGAAAATTTACGCGACTCAGAATGCATTAAAGAGCTGGCAGGAGGGCGGAAGTGTCAGCAATTTAACAAAGAGTTTTATTCAGGCAAGCGGCGAAAAAGTTGCTGATGATTTGCCGGATAAAGCAGAAATTATAGAAGAGGGACAAATTTTAAAGCTCGCAGGAATTGATTTCAAGATTTTGCATGAGTCAGACGGCGAGGGCTACGGAGTCGAAATTCCAGCGATTAATGCAGTTTACCGCCATATGATGGGATCAAAGACTCATAATATTTTGCCCGCAATTCCCTATATAGAAGCCGAAATTAAAGAGTTAAAAGAGTATCAAGGCAAAAATTACGCACTAATTCTCACGAGTCATCACGCTCCTGAAGGCAAAAACGCAGTCAGTGAAAAAATTGCTTATCTTGAAAAAGTTTTAGAACTCGCTAAAACCTGCAAAACACGTGAAGAATTTATCTCAAGCGTAAAAGCTGCTTTTCCTGACTATGACGGCGAGGCTTATTTACAAATGAGCGCGGGTGCTTTATTCAGCAAGTAAACTAGTTTATAATTTGTGCATCGGTCAATTAAGGCCGGTGCTATTTTTTTATCGGGGGCGGTTGAGATTCAAATTTCCAGCAGATTCACTATAGCAATACACATTTTGACGTGCATAGACTATTTTAGCGGACAATTTGCAATTACTAGTGATTTTCTCGCGTCAAGTATTCAGGTTAACCCAGTCATAATAAGAAGGCTTCTATTACAATTAAAAGCAGCGGGCATGATTAATATTAAACGCGGAAAAACAGGCATGAATTTAGCAAAATCTCTTGGAGAAATTACTCTCTATGATATTTACAAGGCTGTTGACTGCGTGGAAGGCGATTTATTCCACTTTCACGAGAACCCGAATCCTAAATGTCCAGTCGGTAAAAATATTCACTTTGCATTAGACGATTCTTTACATGAAATTCAATTTGCAATGGAGGAAAAATTACGCTCGTTCACTGTTAGAGATATTGCAAAGAAAATAAAATAAATCCCCTCACACAATCAAGCGCGAGGGGCAATTTTTTATCACTAAATCATTATTAAATCATGAAAGCACGCTTAAATCTCCGGTCTCCCTGAATAATTTATTGCACTTCACGAGAATTGCGAGTCTGTTCGCCCTGATTTTCTCGTCCTTGTCCATGACCATAACTTTTTCAAAGAAAGCAGCTACAACCGGCGATAACTCTGCTAATAATTGAGTCAATGATTCCCAGTCATATGAATCAAGCGCGTTTTTCACACTCGGCTCAAGTCTCATTACTTCCCTGTATAAATCCTGCTCTTCTCTAACTGTCATTAATGACTCGTCAGGGCTTGAGTCAGTCATGTCGGGCGCGTTTTTCTGCAAAATATTCTTGACTCTTACTGCTGAACTTACTAACTCGGTGAACCACTCATTTGATTTTACGCCGTTAAGAGTCTCGATTAGTCTTAAAGCCTGATAGGGAACTTCACCGGCTACAGAGAGTCCCAGTGTAACAAGTGCATAATCAAAGCCGCGTTCTCTTAATTGAACGTGTAATCTTTGCTGCATGAACTCTAAAATTTTCGCGCATGTCTCTTCATTAACGCCGTTAATCTTGCATGATTCTTTTACTGCGTCGGACATGTTGAAATTATATTTTCCTGCGAATAAGATTTCATTTATGCACCTTGCAGCGCGTCTTAAAGCATATGGATCTTGTGATCCGGTCGGTTCGAGTCCCACTTTATGGCAGGCCGTAATAATATGAACTCTTTCAGCGAGTCCGAGTACTGCTCCTACACTGTCAGTCGGAGTCTTATCCGCGGCTGTCTGCGGTAAATACTGCTCGTGAATTGCTAGGGCGACTCGCGGATCTTCACCGCTTGATTTCGCATATTCTCGTCCCATAATGCCTTGTAATTCCGGGAATTCGAATACCATGCTAGTAACTAAATCAGCTTTTGATAAATACGCAGCCCGGTCAACAAGTGAGGCTATATCCTTCATATTATATTTATCGCAGAACCAGAGAGCTAATTTTCTTGTTAGCATGACTTTATCGTAAACGCTGCCGAGTTTTTCCTGATAGGTTACACTTTTCAATCTCTCAACATATGACGCCAGCGGGATATTTCTATCTTCGTCCCAGAAAAATGCTGCGTCTTCGAGTCTTGCGCGTAAAACTCTCTCATTACCTTCACGAATTACGCCAATATCAGGCACATGATTATTGCTTACTCCGACAAAATAATTTGCGAGCTTACCGTTTTTATCTTTATTGCGGACTGCTAAATATTTCTGATTCTTCTTCATTGAAGTAGTCAATACTTCTTCGGGAATCTCAAGATAACGCTTATCAAATGAGCCAGTGAAGGGGACGGGGAATTCAACAAGATATAAATTTTCCTGTAAAATATTTGCGTCCATCTCGACTTCTAAATTTCCGTCAAAATCCTTCTGTAAATTTGCGATTGCGCTCTTCATTTTCTGTAGGCGTTTTTCCTGATCAAGAATCACGCTGTTATCATAAAGCAAATCCATAAATTCAGCCGCGTTATTTACTGTTACAGCTTTCTTGCCCATGAATCTATGCCCGCTTGTAATCCGGCCTGATATGACATTGCCATATTTGAACGGTATAATTTTTTCGTCAGCAAGCGCAACTATCCACCGAATCGGCCTCGCAAATCTCACGCCCGAATTATCCCAGTACATACTTTTAGGGAATGTGAGTCCGGAAATAAGCGACACAAAAATATCCGGCAATACATCAAGAGTGCTGCGGGTCTCCTGTCTGACTTCAGCAGCAATATATTTAACGCCGTTTACTTCCATTTCGCGCAGGTCATTAACGTCAACACCGCGATTTTTTGCGAAACCTATAGCGGCTCGGGTGGGTTCTCCGTTCTGGTCATAGGCTGCTGTCAGAGGCGGGCCTTTCAGCATTTCAACGAGTGCGCTTTGTATATCACTTACATTTGAGAGCATTAATACAAGCCTTCTCGGAGTCGCATATGTCTTAACGTCTTTAAATTCTATACGGTTTGAGGTAAAAGATTCTTCTGCTTTTGTCTTGAGTGATTCTAAAGCGTCGGGAATAAATCTCGATGGTATTTCTTCAGTGCCTATCTCTAGCAAAACATTTTTAATCGGCATATAAATATCTCTCCTTTATTGTTCGTCAAAAAATGTCCCTGTAGAATTCGTGAACTTGTCCATTAACGGGAAGCCCATTTCTTCACGCTGCTTTCTATAGGCCTCGGCACATCTACAGGCAAGGGCGCGGACTCTTGATATATAACTCGTTCGCTCTGTAACACTGATTGCGTTTCTTGCGTCAAGTAAATTAAACGTGTGAGAACTCTTTAACACGTAATCATAAGCAGGCAGCACAAAACCCTTATCAAGAATCCGGCCGGCCTCAGCTTCATACATATTAAATAACTGGAATAACATTTCAGTATCAGCTATCTCAAAATTATAGTGTGAGTGTTCAATTTCTCCCTGTAAATGAACGTCGCCGTAAGTTACATTATTGACCCAACTTAAATCATAAACGCTATTAACTTTCTGAACGTACATTGCGATTCGTTCGATTCCGTAAGTTAATTCTGCGGGAACTGATTCCATATCTAGGCCGCCTAACTGCTGAAAATATGTAAATTGCGTGATTTCCATTCCGTCAAGCCAGACTTCCCAGCCGAGTCCCCATGCTCCTGTTGATGGGTTCTCCCAGTCGTCTTCTACGAATCTTATATCATGTTCGGACGGGTCAATGCCTAGTGATGCAAGACTCTCTATATATAATTCCTGAATATTTGCGGGCGCGGGCTTGATTATTACTTGATATTGATAATAATGCTGTAATCGATTCGGATTTTTGCCGTATCTGCCATCTGATGGTCTTCTTGAAGGCTCGACATAAGCAACCCGCCACGGTTCAGGGCCTAATACTCTTAATGCTGTAGCTGGATTCATTGTGCCTGCTCCTACCTCGATATCATAAGGCTGTTGTACAACACAATCATGACGACTCCAAAAATTTTCAAGCCTAAAATATATCTCTTGGAAATTCATTTATTGCACTCCT
This window encodes:
- a CDS encoding DUF4102 domain-containing protein, with amino-acid sequence MKGVVIIVNESSVKRAKPREKSYMIRDERGLYLRIDPSGGKYWILRYCENKKEHQLSLGTYPHISLKEARMKRDEIQHARSKGESPSRKTVQAPLCNSRRLYRFRSYFSTSRSIKTAMQQ
- a CDS encoding ADP-ribosylglycohydrolase family protein; translation: MLLGAIIGDIIGSAYEFNNVKTKNFELMTPESTFTDDSVMTMAVANALTQFKKGSEIDESEFKEVLIDTMHEFGRIYPGAGYGSRFKKWLRSGSRDPYKSYGNGSAMRVSPVAWYFDDLDTVERFAKLSAEVTHNHPEGIKGAQAIAAAIFLARTGKSKAEIESYIRIKYNYNLNRTLDEIRPDYEFDETCQGSVSESIIAFLESDSFEDTIRNAVSIGGDSDTVACMAASIAQGMWGNSEELEKLVMPALDSFMLDENENFWSALNGADKDNKPVEKFKNNITEMVFILDRSGSMSGLEGDTIGGFNSLIEKQKQEPGEAIVSTILFDNVQEVLHDRVKISDIQKMTEDEYFTRGSTALLDAIGGAINHISRIYKHSKPEEIPEYTNFVIITDGYENASRRFTGRQIKRMIEHEKNKYGWEFLFIGANIDAITAAQDLGISRDMAVDYIADSQGTGKVFESVSRAMSCNRRSMSIAPDWSASIAEDYDLRMPQQTRRGRGRKKAPEQN
- a CDS encoding NAD(P)-dependent oxidoreductase, with amino-acid sequence MKIAVVAANGKAGRLIVEEAVKRGLDVTAIVRGENKTKAPHSIKRDILDIKAEDLENFDVVIDAFGTFEPDTLHLHSETLKILCDALSNTQTRLLVVGGAGSLYLDKNHTQQLYKTPDFPEDYRPLAAAQAKELDELRKRNDVKWTFVSPAADFQPDAPKTGKYILAGEEFTVNSKGESVISYADYAAAMIDEATKGDHIQQRISLLKE
- a CDS encoding MBL fold metallo-hydrolase, with product MKKFLAISLALVLMASAALGAVSVGNMNVYNFDNIKLHSYATGDNMNDYCYIVETPDGLVLIESTAYKENVQAMADYIKSLNKNLVAALFAYHPNGYKSYGDVKIYATQNALKSWQEGGSVSNLTKSFIQASGEKVADDLPDKAEIIEEGQILKLAGIDFKILHESDGEGYGVEIPAINAVYRHMMGSKTHNILPAIPYIEAEIKELKEYQGKNYALILTSHHAPEGKNAVSEKIAYLEKVLELAKTCKTREEFISSVKAAFPDYDGEAYLQMSAGALFSK
- a CDS encoding Rrf2 family transcriptional regulator; amino-acid sequence: MQISSRFTIAIHILTCIDYFSGQFAITSDFLASSIQVNPVIIRRLLLQLKAAGMINIKRGKTGMNLAKSLGEITLYDIYKAVDCVEGDLFHFHENPNPKCPVGKNIHFALDDSLHEIQFAMEEKLRSFTVRDIAKKIK
- a CDS encoding glycine--tRNA ligase subunit beta → MPIKNVLLEIGTEEIPSRFIPDALESLKTKAEESFTSNRIEFKDVKTYATPRRLVLMLSNVSDIQSALVEMLKGPPLTAAYDQNGEPTRAAIGFAKNRGVDVNDLREMEVNGVKYIAAEVRQETRSTLDVLPDIFVSLISGLTFPKSMYWDNSGVRFARPIRWIVALADEKIIPFKYGNVISGRITSGHRFMGKKAVTVNNAAEFMDLLYDNSVILDQEKRLQKMKSAIANLQKDFDGNLEVEMDANILQENLYLVEFPVPFTGSFDKRYLEIPEEVLTTSMKKNQKYLAVRNKDKNGKLANYFVGVSNNHVPDIGVIREGNERVLRARLEDAAFFWDEDRNIPLASYVERLKSVTYQEKLGSVYDKVMLTRKLALWFCDKYNMKDIASLVDRAAYLSKADLVTSMVFEFPELQGIMGREYAKSSGEDPRVALAIHEQYLPQTAADKTPTDSVGAVLGLAERVHIITACHKVGLEPTGSQDPYALRRAARCINEILFAGKYNFNMSDAVKESCKINGVNEETCAKILEFMQQRLHVQLRERGFDYALVTLGLSVAGEVPYQALRLIETLNGVKSNEWFTELVSSAVRVKNILQKNAPDMTDSSPDESLMTVREEQDLYREVMRLEPSVKNALDSYDWESLTQLLAELSPVVAAFFEKVMVMDKDEKIRANRLAILVKCNKLFRETGDLSVLS
- the glyQ gene encoding glycine--tRNA ligase subunit alpha is translated as MNFQEIYFRLENFWSRHDCVVQQPYDIEVGAGTMNPATALRVLGPEPWRVAYVEPSRRPSDGRYGKNPNRLQHYYQYQVIIKPAPANIQELYIESLASLGIDPSEHDIRFVEDDWENPSTGAWGLGWEVWLDGMEITQFTYFQQLGGLDMESVPAELTYGIERIAMYVQKVNSVYDLSWVNNVTYGDVHLQGEIEHSHYNFEIADTEMLFQLFNMYEAEAGRILDKGFVLPAYDYVLKSSHTFNLLDARNAISVTERTSYISRVRALACRCAEAYRKQREEMGFPLMDKFTNSTGTFFDEQ